The genome window ATCTGCCACATACTGAAATCCTTCGTCCCAGGAAACCTCCTTAAAGGTCCCGTCCTCCTGGCGGATCTTCGGAAGACTGTTCGGTTTTACCGTCGTCTGCTGCTTATCGAGAGACAGGCCCTTGATACAGCAGAATCCGTCGTTTACCGGGTATCCTTTTGTCGGCACCGCCTTCACTACCCGGCCTTTCTCCACATAGAAGTCAATGTTACAGTCTATGGCACAGTAATTACAGGTTGATTGTATTTTTTTCATGCTAATTCTCTCCTATCTCCCAAGGGAGTCCCTGTCAAAATGAATTCCGTCCCAGTAAACACACGCTTTCATGACCGTTTCCGGCATCAGCTCCACGCCGTCCAGCGCCCATTTCTTATATTCCTCAAATCCCACACGGTCAATGATATAGCCGATGTGCTCTTTCCTCGCCGGTGCGTCCGGTGAAATGTGCTGCTCTACAAACTTATAGGTATTCAGGATAATCTTGATAATATTGTCCGCGTCTGCCCATACCAGGAAATCCTGTCCAAGACGCGGGTTCTTTTTACCTGTTCTTCCCATGATCGTCAGCTTATAGTATTTCTTTTTGCTCCTTGTAAGCGCGCGGGTCGGACATTTGGTAATGCAGACTCCGCAGCCGATACATTTTTCCGTATCCCGCACAATCTTATAATTCTCCACACGAAGTGCATTTACCGACAGCTTTTTGCAGCCTTTCACGCAGGCCTGACAGTTCACGCAGCGATCCGGGTCATACTGCGGCATGGTCATACCGATGATGCCGAAATCATGCATTCTTGCCTTGGCGCAGTCATTGGAACAGCCCGTAAGTGCGATCTTAAAATGCAGATCATTTGGAAATACGGCCTTCTCAATCCGTTTTGCCAGCTCGGCCGTATTAAAATTTGCGAAAGGACAGACGTTATTTCCGATACACGCGCTGATATTTCTGGTTCCGGACGCCGGATAGCCCGTTTCGGGATCCGTCTGATTGATTTCCAGCTTTTCAATGATCGGCTGTAATTTCTTATTGATCCCGTCCATATCCTCAAGGCGGATTCCTTCGATCTCAAATCCCTGCCGGGTGGTCAAGTGTACATAACCGTTTCCATAGCTCTGGGCAATCTCCTGTACCATACCCAGCACCTCCGCATTCAGATAACCTCCCGGAACACGGATTCTGGAAGCGCCGATGCCTCTTTCCTTCGACACACGAAATGCATTCTTTTTCAGTTTTTTCGTATTAATATCTAATCCCACTTATTTCACCTCCTAGTCAAGCAACTCTTTGCCGTCTACATAGTTGAATACCGGACCGTCCAGGCAGATATAAGTAGATCCGATCTTGCAGTGTCCACATTTCCCCAGTCCGCAGCACATCTTCCGCTCGTGGGAGATCCAGATATTTTTCTCCGGTACGCCCAACTTTAAGATCTCCATCACCGTAAATTTGATCATAATCGGAGGTCCTACACAGATGAACGCCGTATTTTGGATATCGTTAAATTTCAGATCCGGAATGTATTTGGTCACCATTCCCACAGGGCCCTCGTAGCCTTCCGGCGCCGCATCTACCGTCTGGATTACAGAAATGTGTTCCTTCCAGAAGGCAAAATCCTCCCGGAACAATACGTCTTTCGGCGACTTGAAGCCCGCAATCAAGGTCGTGCTCACCGCCTCGTCGGTATGCCGTGCGAAATAATCCACCACGCCTTTTACGGGCGAAAGGCCGGTTCCACCGGCGATCACTACCAGCTCCTTGCCCTTATAATTCTCAATCTCAAATCCATTTCCGTAGGGTCCGCGGATAAAGAACTGGTCGCCTACATAGTTTTCAAAAATCTCATTCGTCACCTTTCCGACTCTCCGGATCGTGAAATCCACGGTTCCCTCGCTGATGCCGCTCACCGAGATCGGAGCCTCGCCGTATTTAGGTATGGATACTTCAAAAAACTGTCCCGGTTTCACGTCTCCTTCAAATTCCATGAGGAAGGTGTATTCCAGATCCGTATGCCTAATGACTTCCCGGATAGTTGATAACTGAGGAATATATTCGTTTTTCATTACTCGTTTTCCTCCTTTGCCAGACGATTGATACAGTTGGAGTAGGATATGTATTCCGGACAAACATCGTCGCAGCGTCCGCAGCCCACGCACATCGGATAGCCGAAACGTTTCTCATAATCATAGATCTTGTGCATCACTTTGAACCGCATACGCTCTCCCTGGGTCTTTCTGAAGCTTAGGCCGCCTGCCATATCGGTATAACCGTCCACCTGACAGGAAGCCCACACGCGCCGTCTCTCGCCCGCCTTCGGATTGTCTTTATAGAAAATATCCTGCATGGTAAAACAGGTACAGGTAGGACAGACAAAATTGCAGCGCCCACAGCCGATACAACGATCTCCGTACTCTTTCCAGATATCCTTTCCAAAACTCTCGTTGGAGAGCTGTTTCGGAAGGGTCACTTTTTCCTGGTTCTCCGTCACATAATCCGGCGTTACATCACAGACCACCGCTTCCTCGCCGTCTGCTGCCTCCCTTAACATCTGTTCCATGCATTCGCATTTCACATCAAGTAAAACGGTATCACTCTCCACCTTCAGGTAGGCGTCATAATTCTCAGCCCGGTTGGTTCCCATGCTCACACAGAACCCGGACTTGCAAGTCTCCTTGCAGCCCATTAGAATGAATTTCGCCTTCTCGCGCACCCGCGCATAGTAGAAATCCTCAAATCCATTTTTCAGATAAATCTCGTCTAAGCGCTTCACTGCATGAAGATCGCAGGCGCGAAGGAAGATCAGAATATCCTTCTTAGGTCCCTTCGGAACGGTCGTCGTATCCTCCGTAAAATAAAACAAGGTCTCATTGATCGCAAGCAGCGCTTCCTTGAAAGAATAGTCCGATTTTTTGTCCCAAACGATCTCGTCCAGCGAGTGCACCTTTCCATACCGGATAATGTCCGTATCGGAGAAGCAGCCTTCCCCTTCCATCAGCTTTGGAGCAAAGATGTCACATGTGACCGACAGCTTCTGAAACATCTGTTCCGCTTTCGTTTTTGTTAACTGATAGCCCATAACGTCTCCTTTCTTGTACGAAATTTTTATTGATAATATTTTATCAAAAACGAAAAAAAGATTCCGTGATAATCCTCACAGAATCTAAAATTTCCTTATATTGTTGCCTTGTTTTTCCGTCTTGTGTCTACCATTTTTTACTGCTCTTCAGGACCCTTATGCCTTCTTCGCGATCTCCCCTGTTTTGTAGAAATGCGACATTGCCTCCGGATTCGTAATCGTGATTCGCTTCTTGCAAATCCTCATAAGCCCATACTCCGTCAGCGTATTGCAGATCCGCGACGTCGTCTCTCTCGGCGCCCCCAGCATATCCGCCAGAAACGTAATCGACATGTTTATATCGATTTCAATCCCTTCCGGCGTCTCCACCCCAAAATCTCTGGACAATTTCCAGAGCTTGGCTGCCAGCTTTCTCTCCAGATAGATGCTCCCCATCGTGTTCTTAAGCTGATGCCCCAGCCTCCAGATCTTCCGCTCCTGCGCCGCCAGAACTGCTTTCGTCAGACTGAAATCTTCCTCCATGCACTGCATGAACTCCGCCATCGGAATCACCAGAATCCGGCTTTTCTCAATCGTCTCACAGAACTGTGCCGCCGCATGAAAATTGGACACATGCTCATTCAGAAGTGCACCCCGCCCGAAAATGAAGATGATCTTCCGTTTTCCGTTATGCGTCAGATTATAGATCATCGACTTTCCGCTAAGCTGAATATAGACCTGGCCGACCAGCCGTTTTGCGTGCATGATCACCTGTCCCTTGGGGAACTCTTTTACCGCCCCTGCCAGGGAGAGCCGCTTTACTGTCTCCGGATTCACATTCTCAAAAATGCTAAGGCCACATAACTTCTGCCAGCCGTCTATCGCTTCTTTCTGCTTCAGCGATTTGTCCATTCTCCGTCCTTGATATGGGTATTTTGACATTGTCTCACTTCCTTTCACAACTATGACATTTTAAATTGCACGTTAAAGCCCAAATATTCCAAAATACCACTTAAGTATCCACTCGCCCCACAAAAAAGCAACCAGGATTCCAAGGCAAATAAACGCTCCGAATGAAATCTGCGTCTTCCTGCCTCCCTTCCTTATCACAAGAAGGATTCCGCAGTAAATTCCGGCAAGTGCCAGAGCCAGAACAATCGCGAGCAGACTATACTTCCAGCCAAGAAAGACCCCACAGGCCGCCATCAATTTGATATCGCCGCCTCCAAAGGTCCCCGGCACTGCACAGGTAAACGCCAGCATCGGAACGCTGACACATACAATTCCGATTCCCCGATCAAGAATCGGAATCTCCGGGAAGAACAGAATTGAAAGCGCTCCAACCACCTCTGCTATCACTACCAGCCCGTTCGGTATCTCCTTCGTTTCCATGTCCACGAAAGCCACTACCGTAAGCACCGCAAAGAATACGAACGCTGCCAGTGCCCGCAGACTCCAGCCAAACACAAAAACGCAAAGGAATCCGATAGCGCCTCCCAGAAGTTCTATCAAAATGGATTTCCTGGAAATCTTTGCCTTACAGTACCGACATTTTCCCCTGTGAATCAGAAAACTAAGCACGGGTATCATATCTGTTATCGACAATTTCTGTCCACAGACCGGACACCGCATACGCTTCGTAAAATCTATATGAAAAACTAAACGATAAATAATTCTACTAAGAAATGAGAATATACAAATTCCCAAAATCACCGCTGTCAAAAGCTCTATTTGTCTCATCTAACTCGCCTGCCATATTAAAAAATACTCGCTCGATATTTTTATTATATCACAAGGACATAAGTTCTCTCTACTAAAATCAAAAAATTTACATTTCAAGAAATCACCTCCTGGCAGTCAAGATGTCAGGCATACTTGGCGACCGAGATGAAAGTCCACCGGGCGTTCACTCAGATATGCTTAGCGACCGAGATGAAGATCCATTGGATCTTCACTTAGGTATGCTTTGCAACATAAAAAGACAGCAATACGATTCTTTCATCCGTATTACTGTCTTTTCTATCCTATTGCCGCTTATATCAGCCAGGTAAAGACCATTTCAGATCTTTACCTGAATATACCTGACAATCAAAATGTCGTTCAAAATCAGCAGGCAATTAGTACCTTCTTCTTCTCCGTGCAAATCCATATACTACAATTGCACCAAGACTCAATACCAACAGTATCAGGTATCTGCCCGTAAGAGCATTATCTCCGGTCTGCGGATTTTTGGAAGTATTATCCTTCTTATCAGGAGTGGTCGTCTCAGGTTTCTGGTCTGTTGTTTCCGCTTTGGTCCAGCCAACAGAAATCGGTGACAGGCCATTTACCTTGAAGCTGATACCATCTGCCGTCTTTGTAACAGCCGGGTATTCCACCTCTCCTGCCTGATGTCCATTCATATCCATAGCAAACATATGTGCTACCACGAAATCATGTGTTTTCTCGCCTGTTCCCTCCGGATATGGAAGTGTAACTGTCAGTCCGCCCTCCGGGAAATTATCTACATCGGCCTTTTTCCAACCGGTACCATTGATATTTACCAGCAGAGTCACATCATAAACCTGGATATTATCAGATGAAATCTTTGCATCCTTCTTCTGGATATCCAATCTCATCTGCTTATCAATCTTAGCCGGTGTATTCAGACTCTCGATTGCCTTCAAAGCATCCGGTACAATGGAAATGCCGCCTTCAACCTCAACCTTGTACTTCACGTCTTTATTGGATTCCGGAAGCTCCGGAAGGTCTGTTACTACTGCATGGATCTTACCATTGATCACCGGAAGTTCTCCCGGAAGATTGTAGTTCTCTGCCTTCGCTCCCTGCAATGTTACCGGACTTACGGAATCTGCCCATGCCAGACTCACCTTCTGTGTTCCGGCTTTTACGGATTCATAGGTACCAACCAGCTTTTCTGCCGGGCAAGTATAAACTGCTTCCGCTTTATCTGCTTCCAAAATACCCATAACCTTCAGTTCACCATAAAGGGTTGCTTTCGCATCTTCGATGGCTCCCTCTTTATCTACCGCATATAATCCAGTCACATCCCATGCCAGATTCTTCTTATTGATCACTACCTCGCAGGTTGCATTTGCCGCCATATAATCTGCAGTCTCAGCAGCCTCAGCTGTGATCACAGTCGTTCCTGCCTTGAGGATTGTAATCTTTCCTGTCTGATCTACAGTTGCCACGGAAGGATCGCTGCTTACATAAGTCACCTTGCTTCCTTTTGCCACATCTAATGCTTTTACCGTAAAGCTCTCATCGCCATACGTCTTGCTGACCACATCGGATTCAAAATGAAGGTTCTGCGCCAGCTTGTCAGACATCGTAATTGTAAGAGTAAGCTCGAACGGCTTATAGTTCTTGCTCTCCATTACCTTCACGATAATGACTGCCTTATGTCCTACCTTACCTTTTTCAGCCACCAGCTTATACGCCACAACGGAACCATCGACAGACGGTTCACCGTCCAGAATCTGGTTCTCATCTGTCACATCTGTAAGCTCCAGTTTATAGCCTTCCGGAAGCAGTGACGCCAGATTAAAGTTTGCTTCATTTCCATATCTTGCCGTCGTCTCAGCAGCCTTTTCTCCGCTATATTCAGCTTTTGCAATAGTAAAGGTTGCAGATGCCTCTCCGTCCCAGGTATAATTGCTGCCATCTTTTGCAGTGACTACAACTTTTCCTGTACCAGCGTTCACGTTATCACTAACTACTGCTGTATAATCAGAAGCCTCCAGTTCAACATCTCCGTCTTTTACGATGAATGCCGGAGTGATCTCTTTTCCCGTATAAGTATAGGTGCCTGTAATTTCCACTACCGGCTTAATCTTCTTTGGCGTAATCTCACAGGGAACCGCTATCTGATCGGCTTCCAGAACGTAGTTCTCTGCTCCATTGCCTTCAAGCGCCAGCTCCACCTCTACGGTCTTCTGTCCGCCCACATTCGGGTTTGTGTAAGCATCCGGATTGGCTGTTACAGACACATCGGCATCTTCTGAAAGAATACCATTTACGGAAATCTTACCGGTACTCTTTCCTGCTTTGGTTGTACCGTCATATTCTTTGCTGACTTTGTAGCTTCCAGCCGCAACGGTCACCGTTTTCTTAGCTACATCTACAAAGCCGGAACAAACCTCTACATCTTTATAAGTCTTTCCTGCCAAAGTGCCGTTATACAGTACCTTGAATTCCAGGTTCTTTCTGGCATTCGGTTTTCCACTTACACTCAATGTGAAATGACTTGCATCGCTGTCGCTTTCCTCTCCTGCCTTCGCAGTAATGGCATTAATCTTTACGATATCCTTCCATGCATCACCATAAACCGGATTCTCCTTAATGCTTACTGCATTTTCCAAAGTTGCTGTCTCTGTACCGACAACAAATTCTACATCCTTCACAGCAAGCTGAATCTCACCTGTTTTAGCTTCAGCCACATAGTTGGAATCACTGCTCTTGAATGAGTAGGAAACCATCACCTCTGTATCCTTATCGAGCTTAGACAAAATCTCCTTCATCTCTTCGTAAGTTTTTGACTCGCTGTTGTAAGTATAGGTAAGCGTTCCTTTTACCTTCTCGCCGTTTACCCCGGTAAATACCGGCTCAATAAATTTTCCAATTCCCTGCAATACATTCTGTTTTGCCTGAACTGTAACTGTATAGTCGGCCGGAGTAATCGTTAGTACATCGGCGCTGAATGTAATCGCATAGTTCGGATTGTTTTCATTAGTCAATGTACCCTGTCCAATTGCATAACCGCCGGCTTTCACGTCTTCACCCTTCTCGCGTGAAAGCTCACCGTTTAATTTCTCTCCTTCAGCCAATGAAATGCTGGATACAATCTCATAAGTCAGAGCCGGATCCTTTTCTCCATAGGTCTTACTCTTATGATCTACCTGTACAGTAACCGGACGCTTGCTGATCGTAATCGGGCCGCTTTCTGTAGTGGCTGCCTCTCTGTTCTCATTTCCTTTTACAGAAGCTACTAACACATAAGTACCTGCATCCTTCGGTGCACCGGAAAGTACCTCGTCTTTCGCACTATCCTTATGCCATGTGTAAGTTACTTCATCGAAATCTACACCCGTTACCTTAAGCGTATCGGCTGTCGGATTTGAAAGAGCCTTTCCATCATAGACTTTATCCTGCTTGTATCCATTAAAGGTAAGTTTTGGAGAAACCTTCTTGATTGTGAGTTCCAGTTCATTTGTGCTATAGGCGCCTCTGTATTCGTCTGTATCTCCTACGTGAGCCTTTACCATGTAGGTTCCGGCATTTACCGGAAGTCCCTTGACATAGTCGCCGGAAGAACCTTTCACTTTATAATAGTATGTAATGTTCACTCCGGTAATCTCATTTCCGCCGACTGTTACGGTCGGAGCCAATACCTTCGCGCTGCTTCCTGTATAGGTTACGCTCTGAGTGGTCTGCGGGAACTTTACAACTGCTGTAGGTTTCGGTACATAGGATGATTCTGCAAGTGTCAGGACTGTCTTTTCAAAAGAGTCAAAGGTATCTTGGTCGTAGACATACTCTATACCTTCATTCCCATACGCTAGTATATATCCATACTCTACACTTCCAGCTATCGGTGCTTTCAGGAATAAAATATCTGTATATTCCTGACCATATTCTGAAAGTGGATCACAGTTTGTGACATCAACCAGGTAATTTTTTCCCTCTAACGTCACAATATTCCACATATGCGCTCCGCCATCCATTTCTCCGGTAACTGTATAACAACGAGTATCCGGATTCTCGAAATCTGACAGATCACACAAGTACTGGAATGCCTTAGAATATCCTTCACAGACTACATCCGTTGCAGGGTCTCCATCAAACACCCAAATCAACTGCCACGGATCGCCATAAGCTGTAGTCGGATCTTCCACCGCATCAAAATTATATTCTACCAAACCGCATATCTCATCTTTGTAGGCCTTTAGCTTTTCATAATCCGGCAAATCCGCATATTGTTTCACAATGCTCTTCGCCTTACTAATGGCTGCTTTCGCGCTGATTACTTTTGAAGAATCTACATATACCGCCATATCGACGTCTCCATCTTCAGATATGTAATGCTTCTTTCCAGAATCTTCGTATCCTTTTGCAACAGCCATATAAAGCGAACCAGCTTCTATGCTAAAAGAAGTGCCATCGCTCTTCAAATCATTAATTCCATATAACCATCCTATTGTCTTATCAAACCAGTACACTTCATATGGACAGTCCATCAGAGTATACGACATCACAGAATTAATGGATTCCGCATATTTCGCCCAGATCCGATTTACAATTTCATTCTCTGTAGAATCAGCTTGAATACCTAATTCTTTGAAGGTCCATTTAAACCAAATTCCTGACATATCAAACTGCGTATTGCTTCTTGTGCCATTTGCAATCTTCTCAACTTCCGCTCTCAACTTATTGTACAGTGAAAGTTCCGGCCCTTTCAGCCTGTCTTTACCATAATCGGCAAAAAGACTGAATCCACCATTCTGCTCCGCATAGAGAAGGTTCGTCACATACGCATCAAACAATTCGTCATTGTCCGGAAGATCATTCTCCGGAGTCTGCATACGAAGTTCACCTAACTCATTCTCGATCGCAGCTAATTTTGCCTGAAGGTCTTCATCAGCCTCTTTTGTCTCATCGGCCTTCGGCTTCTCGGCATCAGCAGTTTTCGTCTCTTCCTGCTTTTCAGAAAATTTCTCCTGTTCCGGTTCTTTTTTATCATCTGAAGCTTCATCTTCAGTTATACCGATCAGGTCATCTTCTGTCTGCGGAGCTGTCTTGTCCTCTTCCTGGGTGATCTCAGGATCTTTTTCTGATGCTGAAACTCTCAGTGTCGCGCTGCTAAGGCCTGCCGATCATCGCCGCCGTCAACGCAATCACGAGACCTCTTTTCAGCACGTCTCTCCACTTACCCATTACGCTTTCTCTCCTTAACACATATTTTTAACTTGCACCAGCACAGACTGATACAATTATTTATATCATAGCACAATATTCAGAAAAAATCACTAGAAAAAAACAATTATTACCACTAAATTTACAATAATTTTTCAATGATTTTGAAATCAAACTTTTGAAAGCAGTCTCAGCACTCCTGGCAACCGAAACAAGGTCCACTGGACCTTATTTCAGGTATGCATGGCAACAAAAAAGCCGCTGTATCCATAACTTATCATTCATGAATACAGCAGCTCCTCTTATACGTCACCAGCCATAACGGCCATCTGTTTTAATTATAACTGCGGACCAGCCGGTACTAATGCTTTACCAGCGTCATTGCCCTCATACTTAGCAAAGTTCTTGATAAATCTTCCAGCCAGGTCTTTTGCCTTAGCTTCCCACTCAGCAGCATCTGCATACGTATCGCGAGGATCAAGAATCTTCGGATCTACGCCCGGAAGCTCGGTCGGAACTTCAAGGTTGAAGTACGGAATCTTTTTGGTAGGTGCGTTCAGGATATCTCCGTTCAGGATCGCATCGATGATACCACGGGTGTCACGGATAGAGATACGTTTTCCGGTTCCGTTCCAGCCGGTATTTACCAGGTATGCCTTAGCGCCGCTCATCTCCATCTTCTTCACAAGCTCCTCGGCATATTTGGTCGGGTGAAGCTCAAGGAATGCCTGTCCGAAGCAAGCGGAGAATGTCGGTGTCGGCTCTGTGATACCACGCTCTGTACCTGCAAGCTTAGCGGTAAATCCTGACAGGAAATAATACTGTGTCTGCTCCGGAGTCAGAACGGATACCGGCGGAAGTACGCCGAACGCGTCTGCTGACAGGAAGATGACTTCCTTAGCTGCCGGTGCGGAAGATACCGGACGTACAATATTCTCAATATGATCAATCGGGTAAGATACACGGGTATTCTCTGTTACGCTCTTGTCAGCGAAATCAATCTTGCCTTCTGCATCAAGTGTAACATTCTCAAGAAGAGCGTTACGTTTGATCGCATTGTAGATATCCGGCTCAGACTCTTTGTCAAGGTTGATAACCTTCGCATAGCAGCCACCCTCAAAGTTAAATACGCCGTTGTCGTCCCAACCGTGCTCATCATCACCAATCAGAAGACGTTTCGGGTCTGTGGACAGAGTGGTCTTACCTGTTCCGGAAAGTCCGAAGAAGATGGCGGTATTCTCGCCGTTCATATCTGTGTTCGCAGAGCAGTGCATAGCAGCGATGCCTTTGAGCGGCAGATAGTAGTTCATCATAGAGAACATACCCTTCTTCATCTCTCCGCCGTACCATGTGTTGATGATGACCTGCTCGCGGCTTGTGATATTGAACACTACTGCTGTCTCAGAGTTAAGGCCCAGTTCTTTATAGTTCTCTACTTTTGCCTTAGAAGCATTGTAAACAACGAACTCCGGCTCGAAATCTGCAAGTTCTTCCTCTGTCGGCTGGATAAACATGTTCTTAATAAAATGAGCCTGCCATGCAACTTCCATGATGAAACGGATCGGCATACGGGTGTCCTTGTTAGCGCCGCAGAACGCATCTACTACGAAAAGTCTCTTATCAGAGAGTTCTTTTATTGCGATGTCCTTAACAGCTTCCCAGGTCTCTTCTGAAGCCGGGTGGTTGTCGTTCTTGTACTCATCAGAAGTCCACCAAACAGTGTCCTTGGAATTCTCGTCCATAACGATGAATTTGTCTTTCGGCGAACGACCTGTGTAAATACCGGTCATTACGTTCACTGCACCAAGCTCACTTACCTGACCTTTTTCAAAACCTTCCAGGTCGCCCTTGGTCTCTTCTTCAAATAACATCTCGTAAGAAGGATTGTATACGATCTCTGTGGTTCCGGTAATGCCGTACTTGCTTAAATTAATCTCTGCCATCTTGCATCTTACCTCTTTTCTTAAATAATAAATACCATAGGGTTGCTAATGTATCGAATCACCCCATACCCCTCCGATAACGGGTGATTGTATAATATGATAACCGCCTGCCAGGGCAGGGCTTACGATATCTTTCGGGGAAGCATCAAAAGTACTCCCAATAACATATTATACATACTAGCCCTGGAAAATCAATAAAAATATTCTAAATTGGAGATTTTTTGTTAAATTATTCACCAAGTATTGCCCGAATCCCCGGCATTTTCATTCATAAATACTAGTATTTCTTCTTTCCGTCAAAAGCATACCTGTTTTTTGCTATTTTCTTCACAATCAAAGCGAACGGTCAAAATCCGTTGCACCATCATGCCCGCATACCTTATTTCAGGTATATTTGGCAACTTAAAAATAAGTCTTATTCAACCGGGAAATCGATACCGCAAACCAGATCAGCACCGCCAAAAATATCACGATCGCCGCCCAAAACAGACCGACCGGAATCTTCATATAGCTGCAGCACAAATCTACGGCCCCATAAAAAACTGCTGCCAATCCGAGAGCCAGCATTTTCGGTGACACCGCCTGAATATACGCCGCCTTATTCTTACACTTTTTCGGATTTTCAGACTTAGGCAGCAAAATCGTCGTATTGATTTCTCCTGTCCGTCTCATCTGGAACCATGCATATAAAACATACATTCCGCACGCAAGTCCAATTATTCCAAAAAATCCGCCCATACTGTCATTCATATTCTATCTCCTCACGCTACTATCTATCCTGAAACTACAAATCTCCTGATCCCGGCAGGCTTCCGTGGCTTACTCCCACAGGCGCCTGCATCAGGTACATTCTGTTTTTATTTTCTACTTTACTCCAAGAATCTCTTTCACGGACGCCTCCATCTTGTCCACATCACACTCACGATCATGGAGAATCTTCGCATTTCTGATCTCCTCAATCGCATTCGGAATTTCCATGCCGGACACCTCATGCAGCTTATCGATCAGATCAAATTCTTCCAGCTTGTCGTATCCGGCGTCAATCGCGGTCATCACGCTGCGCGCGAATTTGTACGGGCTTGCGGTAGATGCGATCACCGTCTTGTGCTCGTCCCCCTGTGCCTTCCGATACGACTGATATACGGTAGACGCCACCGCCGTATGGGTATCCATCACATACCCTGTCGCAACATAAACGTCATGAATCGTCTGCTTTACCTGCTCTTCCGTCGCATAGCCTGCTTCAAAATCTGCCAGCTTTTCTCTCATCTCTTCACTGATCGCATACTCGCCCTGAGACTTAAGAGCCGCCATAAGCTCCGCATTTTTTTCAGAATCCTCCCCCGCGATCCGGTAGATCAGTCTTTCCAGATTGCTGGAAATCAGAATGTCCATAGACGGCGAAGTTGTCAAAATAAACTCTCTGTTCCTATCATAGGTTCCGGTCTGGAAGAAATCGTAAAGCACCTTATTCTCGTTGGAAGCACAGATCAATTTTGCGATCGGAAGCCCCATATTTTTTGCGTAATAAGCCGCAAGGATATTGCCAAAGTTACCGGTCGGCACAACTACATTGATCTCCTCTCCCTCGGCGATCTCGCCATTTTGCAGCAGCTTCGCGTAAGCATACACATAATACACGACCTGCGGAACCAGACGTCCGATATTGATGGAATTCGCGGAAGAGAACTGGAAACCGGCTGCGTCCAGCTCCTTTGCCAGCTCCTTATTCTCAAACATTGCTTTTACGCCGCTTTGCGCATTGTCAAAATTTCCGTGAATCGCCACGACCGATGTG of Roseburia hominis contains these proteins:
- the thrC gene encoding threonine synthase gives rise to the protein MNLLYKSTRNSDMTVTASQAILKGLADDGGLFVPVSIPKLPVSLNELKDMSYQETAYTVMKEFLTDFTEEELKNCIAKAYDSKFDTEEIAPLAKVNEAYYLELYHGATIAFKDMALSILPHLLTTSAKKNQVKNEIVILTATSGDTGKAALAGFADVEGTRIIVFYPKGGVSEVQKLQMVTQKGANTSVVAIHGNFDNAQSGVKAMFENKELAKELDAAGFQFSSANSINIGRLVPQVVYYVYAYAKLLQNGEIAEGEEINVVVPTGNFGNILAAYYAKNMGLPIAKLICASNENKVLYDFFQTGTYDRNREFILTTSPSMDILISSNLERLIYRIAGEDSEKNAELMAALKSQGEYAISEEMREKLADFEAGYATEEQVKQTIHDVYVATGYVMDTHTAVASTVYQSYRKAQGDEHKTVIASTASPYKFARSVMTAIDAGYDKLEEFDLIDKLHEVSGMEIPNAIEEIRNAKILHDRECDVDKMEASVKEILGVK